TAATCCTGATGTTGAGTTTATTGTGGCGCTTACAGAATATCTTCAAAAAGAATATGGCTTTGATAAAGAACGCACTTTTGCAGCAGGCTTTTCAAACGGTGGATTTATGATACACAGGCTTGCAATGGAAGCAGGAAATACTTTCCGTGCGGTTGCATGTGTTGCAGGAAAAATGCCTGAAAAGGTCTGGAACAACAGGAACAGAAAAAATCACATTGGCGTTATGCAGATTACAGGCGAAAAAGATGATGTTGTTCCAAAGAGATTTGACGGCACAGTAAACAATTCACGCGATCCTGCAATTGAAGATGTTATGGATTACTGGGCACTTTCAAACGGTTTGAAAACTATTGCTGTGGAAAATGTTGCCCGCGGCTCAAAGCTCACAAAATGGAATTCTGGAAATAAAGACTGCCAGGTGTGGCATCTGCTTGTAAAAGACAGCCATCACTTCTGGCCTACCGAACAGATTAACGGAATAGACGGCAACACAGTTATTCTGGATTTCTTTGATGCAAATTAAGATCTGAATACCATTAAACTTCTACAACTTCTATTTGAATATTTTCTTTCAGATTCTTAACTGCAATCTGAAAATCATCCTCGTAAATAATTTCACCAGGAACTTCAGAACACTTTGACATGTAAAGTTTTAATCCGTACTTTTTTGCCATCTCACGATAAAAAGTCATCTGGCGGTAAATGTCATTTCCCTGTGGAGTATCCTTGAACCAGGTAGTTGCGTGCTCTGGATTTCCCTGCTCATAAAAAGGCGGAACCGGCAGAACCTTTTCAAAATATTCGCGGTTCTTCCAGTACTCAGCAGTTTCTTCTTCTGTGAGAGTTTTTGAATCTACAAGTTTACCAATTGCAGTAAACAGGCCGCGAGGCTGCTGGGTAATATAAGCAATATCTGCTGTGTGAATTCTGTAAAATGTCATATATATATCCTTTTTTTTAAATTATAGATTATTTTACAGTTTTCACAATAAAGACATTCTTTAATAAATTAACTTGAAGCAATTTTCTTATTTGCTCCCCACAGTCCAAGAGCAATAAGCCATGCAGTTATAACCAGTAGAGGAAGTACAATCCAGATAGTGTTTAAACCGAAAGCAAGAAAACCATACCAGTCGTAAGCAGGATCGGGTTTTCCATTATTAAGATGAAGAAGTACATTCGGAGTATAAACAGAAGCATAAAGAGCCATTGGAATTATACCGGCAAAACTCAACTTAAAGGAAGGTTTTTCAGCAGCTTCAAAAAATATAAAACTGATGATACACAGCATTGGTGTTACAAAATGCATGAAAAGATTTGAATTCATAAAAAGCGAAAAATAACCAGTTTTTGAAGTTGGTGCCAGATAGAAAACAGTAATGAACATTGTAAAGGCAACAGCGTCAGTTGATGCAATTTTCAACAGATATAACCAGCAAGGAAGCTTCTCTGTATTTTTTCCAGTTGGACTGAATTTGAAAACAATGTAAATAACAGCAACAATTGCCGCCAGAATATTAGATAAATTTGTAAAATAACGGAAAGACTTAAAGTTCTTTTCTGAAAGGACAGAAATATCCTGCATAAACTTAAATCCAATAATAACACAGATAGTTGCGAAAATTGTAAATACAACAACAAGACAATTTAAAACAAGCGCTGCTTTCTGAGATTTAGTCATAAATAAAACTCCTGAATACTATTCAAAAAAAAATGGTTGCACGAGTCGTGCAACCATTTTTACTTATACTGCTTATTATATCTCTTTTAGAGTTTTTCGAACAGTACCCTTACCGCAATTTAATTTTGCAAAATATTCCTTTACCTTATCAGCAAGGCCAGCTTCAAACAGGTCTACACCGAAAATCTCTGCACGGTGTAACAACGAATCAATGTTTCCCGGCACATACTTTCTGCACTCATCCAGTAATGGATCAGGACTAAGTTCAAACGGATTACCATCATCACCAATTCCTGTAAGATAGCGCAGCCACAAAGCAAATACAAGAGGAACCACCTTAAGGTCTGCAACGTGGAGGTCGCTGCGACCAAGGTAGCCCTTAATAGTCTCACCAAAACGAATACTCAATTTCTGAGAAGTATCACAGGCAATGCGCTGTGGAGTATCCGGCATAAAAGGATTTGGAATACGGATATTTACAACCTCATCGATAAACTCACGAGGCTTAATAATTCCAGGATCAACAACAACAGGAAGCCCTTCTTCGTAGCCAAGGCGTTTTACAAGACGAAGCAAATCTTCATCCTTCATTTCATCTGCAATCAAGGTGTAGCCGAGAAGACAACCGCTTACAGCAAGGAAAGTATGAAGAGGATTCAGACAAGTACAAACCTTCATCTTTTCAACCTTGTCTACAGTTGCACGGTCTGTAAAATACAAACCAGCCTTTTCAAGCTCCGGGCGACCGTTAGGGAAGCTGTCTTCAATTACAAGATACTGACACTCTTCTGCATTTACAAAAGGAGCAACATAAGTTTTCTTAGAAGTGATTACAGGCTCCAGCTGTTCGATTCCGTCATCAGCGAGAATCTTTTCGATTTTTGCATCAGGTCGTGGAGTGATTTTATCAATCATAGTCCATGGGAAACTTACTTTCGAAGCATTGTTTACATAGTCAAGGAAACCTGGCTTACAAACACCACGTGTCTCCCACTCTTTTGCAAACTCGTTTACAGCAGCATAAAGTTTATCTCCGTTATGAGAGCAGTTATCCATGCTCACCATAGCAACTGGAAGTTCACCGTTTACATAACGCTCATGAAGAAGAGTCACAACCTTTCCAATATATGATTTAGGCAGTACAGGTCCCTGAGCAAAATCTTCTTCAACTCCAGGCATCATAACACCGGCTGCATTGCGAAGAAGGTATCCCTTTTCTGTAATAGTGAAAGTAACCATCTGAAGTGAAGGCGCACGGAAAATCTCACAAAGACGAGCCCAGTCAGCCTCATTGTCAGAATCAGCAGCAAGTGCTTCCATGATAGAGCCAACAACAGTTTTTTCAACCGAACCGCTGCTCTTAAGCGTTACAAGAGCACCAATATTATCGTGAGGGCGGTACATCTTTTCGATAATCTCATAATCATAGCCTTCAGCTACAACAAGACCACGGTCAAGCACACCGTCATTCAAAAGATTCTGAACAACATTAGCCTGGAATGCACGGAAAATATTACCCGCACCAAAATGAATCCAGAATGGCTCTGCCTTAGTTGCAGCCTCAACAGCTGCACGATCAAATTTTGGAAGAGAATAACCTTTGCTCTCCCACTCTGCTGTATTTTTTATTCCGTCTTTAGTAAGTTTCATAATTAATCCTTTATAGAGGTAAAGCTAAAAATTGCTTTCGCAATTTTTTTTAACGCTTTGCTATTGAACAACGCCCGCCAGCGGGCTTACACATTATCGGTACAACTTCACGTTACTGCGGTCAATAGTCTTCTCGCAGGCTTCCCAAAGTCCCTGAAGGTAAGTAGCACCAAGAGCGCGATCATACAAACCATAACCAGGCATAGCCTTTTCGCCCCAGATCATACGACCGTGGTCAGGACGGATAATTCCATCAAAACCAGTTTCATAAAGAGTCTTTACAATCTTGAACATATCAAAAGAACCTGTACTTGAAAGATGAGCAGACTCCTGGAAGTCGAGAACAGGATCATCAATAGCAGTATTAAACTTAAGGTTGCGAACGTGAGCAAAGTGAATACGTCCCTGAGCAGCCTTAATAAATTCGCAAAGATCATTTTTTCGGTTAGTTCCGTACGAACCTGTACAGAATGTCAAACCGTTGTGAGGATTGTCTACAGCCTTGAGCATGCGGCAAACCTTATCCTGACTAGTGATGATACGAGGCAAGCCGAATACAGGCCATGCAGGATCATCAGGATGAATAGCCATATCAATATTGTATTTATCGCAGACAGGCATAATAGCCTTAAGGAAGTAAACAAGGTTGTTGAAAAGTTTTTCTTCATCAACTTCCTTGTACATCTGGAACAATTCCTTTACACGAGCCATACGCTCAGGTTCCCAGCCAGGAAGAATAAATCCGTTTGAGTCCTTATCGATAGAAGCAAACATTTCCTCCGGTTTTACACCATCAATAGCCTTAGAATTGTAAGCAAGAACAGTAGAACCATCTTCGCAAACGCGTGCAAGCTCAGAACGAGTCCAGTCGAAAACAGGCATAAAGTTGTAGCAAACCATGTGGATATCTTCCTGTCCAAGGCGCTCCAATGTCTTAATGTAGTTTTCGATATATTTATCGCGATCGCCACCACCAATCTTAATGTCGTCGTGAATATTTACGCTTTCAATACCGGCAATCTTAAGCCCAGCATCCTGCACTTCCTTCTTAATCTTCTGAATAGCAGAAAGTTCCCATGCATCACCAGGAACAGAATCATACAAAGTTGTAATAACGCCATGTACCCCAGGCACCTGACGAATCTGCTGCAAAGTAACGGAATCAAAACCTGTTCCGTACCAACGTAAAGTCATTTCCATTTATGAACCCTCGAATATCTGAAATATTTATATCCAGTTTTTTATGATTTCAGTATAGCATCTGTCAAACGTTTTATCAACTAAAATACTAGCATACAAGTTTATATTTTAAAATATAGGTAATTTACAGTACGTTCCCCTCCCTCCGGTCGGGTCGCTACGTCCGCCATTCCACTTCGCTCCAGCCTCCGCACTCGCTCACTTCGTTCGCTCGCTTGCGGTGGCCGCCTTCGGCGTGGCTCCCATCGCTAACGTTTGACAATCTTATATTCGAAGGTTGCAGTTGCAGTATAGTCAGCTGCTTCAAATAACCACTGACCTATCTGACTTTTTATTTCATCACGAACAATTGCACTTAAAATTGATTCAGGAGAAATTTTTATTTCTGTTACATTACCAGATTCCAGAACCTTAAAAGTTATCGAAACAGTCTTAGATGCATCTATAGTCGCTGCCGCCTGTGCCGAAAGATTTATCACAGGGCTTGCAGGTTTAATCAAAGCACGTGATTTTCCATTCGACATCTCCATCTCAACCTTTCCAGAACCGCTGTTCTTTGTTTTTACAGCAGTTTCAGACTGAACTCCATTTGCAGCAACACCTTTAAAGGTTGAATTCTTAATTCCCTGCAATGCATTCGAAGTGGAAGAAGACGCAGTTTGAGTCTTAGTATTGTTAGAAGTAGATGTACTGGTCTGCTTTGTATCTGAAGTTGCAGCAGCTGTTCCTGCCGAACCAGAAAAAGCCGGAGTATTATTCTGTACGGTTTTCACCTGATTTGTGGTAGACGATTCGTCAGGTTCGTCATCACCAAACATCGCATCCCAATCAACAGCTTTTTTTTGCTGCTGTTTAGTCTGCTGAGCAAAGGCTTCCATTGGATCTACTGCATACTGTACAGGCTCCGCCGGTTTTTGAGTTGCAGCCGGTTTCGCAGCAGACTTCTGTGTAGTCGTTGTTTTAGCAGGCTCTTTCTTAGGCTGTGTCTGTGCCTTAGGCTTTGGAGTCTCAACCTTTTTTGGAGCCGGAGTTTCTACAGTTTTCTTTATCGGTTCCGGGGCGGGCGCTGGTGTCTCCACTACTTTCTCAACCACAGGTTCTGGACTTGCAGCACTTGCCGCAGACTGCTCTGCAGGAGCCGGAGACTCTTCGGTTTTCTGAACAACCGGAGTACTTGAAAGCACAATCTGCACTTCCTTGTACTGCTTCTTAGGTTCAGGTTTAATCACAAATGAGAAAATCAGAAAAAGCAGCCAGAACAGAACAGTGCCCGAAAGCGCAAAAAACTCACTTGTGTTTTTGCTTGAACTGTCCGGACCTAAAACAGGCTTTCCTCTATAATTTATCATTTTTCTGCCGTTGTCCTCAGATTTATAACACAGTAACCGCTTTCGCGAATTACATCAAAAATCTTTACGATAGTTCCATTTGTTACTTCAGAATCTGCTTCGAGAGAAACAGGGAACTCTTCTTTTTTCGTTGTTCCTGTATCAAAAATCAAAAGCTCTTCACCAAGGCCAGCCATCGAAACTTCCTTATCATTAAAATAAAGACCTCCGTTGCTGTCTGCAGTAATTGTAATCCCTTTAAGGCTGGTAGCTTCAGAAGTATGACTCTGAGGAAGATTCAGTTTGATTCCAGGCAAGGTTGCAAATGTAGTAGAAACCAGGAAGAAAAGAATCAACTGGAATACAATATCAATCATAGGAGTCATATCAACGTTAGAACGGATACGCTCCCGCTTAGTTTTTAGTTTCATAAGCACAACCCTCGCAACTTAGCGAACTCTTCCGGTAAGACGAAGCAATACAGAAGTTACACGTGCTTCCATTTCTACAACGCGTCGGTTTACCCGCGAAACAAAATAGTTATGAAAAATTACAGATGGAATTGAAACACATAGACCTGCAACAGTAGTTACAAGAGCCTCAGCAATTGCACCTGCAAGCAGAGCTGGATCACCCATTGAACCGCCGGAACCAAGTACACCGAATGCCTTAATGTTACCGGTTACAGTTCCAAGAAGTCCAAGCAAAGTAGCGATATTTGCAATAGTTCCAAGCGGAGTCAAAAGATGCTCAAGAGAAGGAATCACAAAATCCATTTCTGCTTCTACAGCTTCACGTAAATCAAGCTCTTCATAACGGCGGCAATCCATAGCCTTTTTTACAACCTGAGAAAGCGGAGTATCAGCCTGAGCACAGGCAACTGCACAAGCCTCAAAGTTTCCGGCAGCAAGAGAGCCATCAAGATCACTCATAAGTTTCTGATCACGCTTATTGATATTAAAAAAATAAATACATCGTTCGATGATAATGAAGGTCGCAATGATTCCACAAACGATAATTGGGAACATCAACGGTCCACCTGATTTTAATGTCTGAAACATATATACCCCCTTAAAAATCCATAAGTTCAGAAATTATTAAAAGATAAATTTTAACAGTAAAGTTGCAGATCCACCTCGTGCCTCATATTTTCCGGCATAAGTACGGGTCTCTCCTTTAAACAATTTTATTAAATCGTTAATACTGAGAATTGCACGAACAGAAGGAGTTACACGAACAAAACCTTCAGCTCCTACAATCGGAGTTTCAACACTTTCGTTTATAGGTAGTTCAAAGCTTGAGTTCACTCCCCACTTTGTATTTTCTTCCTGTACATTTACAGTAATTTTTACATTCTGTGTATTTTCATCTGCAGGAACATCAATCCAGTTAGAATGCCAGTTTCCGCTTACAGTAAGAATTCCCTTGTGATATGAAACAGAAAAATCAGTAGCAAGTCCCTGGAAATCACCAGTCTCATAACCATAAATCGGTAAGTTTGAATCATAGCCTGGAATCCATCTGCCGTTATCAAAAGCAGTCTGACGATATTCAAAGCCTGCACTACCGGTAAATGAAGTCTTAATTGGAACAGCTATATTCAATTTTCCAAACCATTCAGAAGTCTCAGTTAAATTCCATTGAACTGTTGTAAATTTATAATTTTCTTCAAGTTCAAAAGCCTTAGGCTTAAAGGAATCGATTCCTCCTTCAGCAGCAATTGAAACTCTTCGGTTAGAAAAAGAAACAGGGAACGATGCATCAACACCAACAGTAAAAGGAACAATTACAGATTTCTCCATAACATTCTTTCCAATAACTGCAGCAGCATCTCCATATAACTTTACAAAATCATTTTTCCACTGGAGGTCTACCATAAATTTTACACGATGGCTTTTTAATATCTCTGAGCCATATTCATAATCAATAGTAAAACCTGTATCAAAACCATGACCTGCCCAACGGAATAAGACAGAAGGCTCAAGAGAATAGAAGAAAACATTCTCTATCCATGAAGTTGAAATTTCAGGATATCTGTTATAAAGCCAGGCACCAGCTTCAACACCAATAGAAAAATCATTATCAAAAGTATACGAAAGGTTGCTTTCTGCATTATAAAGGTCGCGGTTAAAAAGTCCGATTTCAGAACTGCCTTCAAATACATTTCCCTGAAGACCATCAGCCGATGATTTATAAAAACCTGATGCAGACCAGTCAACATTATTTTTGTGATATTCTTTTTCCGCACTAAGTTTTGTAGTTCTGTCATTAAAACCATCTGTTACAGAATGATTTGCATAAGCAAGAGCAGATTCATGTTCAAAACTGAATTTAAAAGGACTCGCGCCGACAGTTCTTGCAACAGAAATATTTCCAATAAAGAACAACGGATATCCGCCACCAACAAAACCTTCAGCATAAACAGACTTTTCTACTGGTCTTGATTTTCCTTCTGCGACCTCTGTATTTCCTGAAGTTTCAACCTCTGGAAGTACAGGTTCTACTCCACCACTTCCAGACGGTATCTTTAAAACATCACCAAAATCTGGAAGTGTATCTTCGGCTGCTTTTTCTGTCTCACCAGAAATAACAGTTGTTACTTCCGGTAGTTCAATATTCTGTGCAAACATACCGGAAGCTAAAACTGAAGCAGCTGTCATAACCGCATATAATTTCTTTTTCATTTTATATCTCCATTAGTTACGTGCATCACCGGTAACACGGTCTACACGCTCTGCCTGTATACTCTTTGGATAAAGTTCTTTCAGTAATGCCGCTGTCTCACGAGCGTCACCCTTAAGACCATCTGCTGCAAATGCTTCTGCCGCACCATAAAGTGCAGCTGCAGCCCCTGAACTGTCTTTTACACTTCTATAATATTCTGCAGCCTTAAGATACATTTCTGCTGCCTTTTTATTTTCACCTTTTTTGCGGCTGTACTCAGCAATGAACTCTGCATTATAGGCAGCAGCTGCGCGCTCTTCTGAACCAGTCTGTCGTGCCAGAAGTTTTACTGCAAGTTCATAAGCTTCATTCTGTGTAGACAAACTTTCTGCATACAGACGGACAAGCTCAGTACCAGCGTTACGCCCTGCTGCAGTTCCAGCACCACCAAGTTTATTAAATTCAGTTTCTTTTTCTGCAACACGGCGGTCTGTTCCGCTTACGATTTTTTCGAGTTCTTTGGCACGCTTTCCAATTTCATCATCAGCAGCCTGCTGTGCAAAATCGCGGAGCATAATTCTTGCAACACTCAGTGCCTGAGAATACTCCTCCTGCTTGTAATATGCTTCCAGCAGATTTTTATTTGCACCGTAAGCATAGATACTAGCCGGCCACTTTTGCAGTAAAGTCTTATTTAACATAACGCAGCGGTCGTTTTCTCCAAGTCGAAGCGCACAGTCTGCACAATAGAACATCGCAGCGTCACTGAAACGACCCGAAGCATATTTGTAAACATATTTATTAAAACGTGAATAAGCCTGAGAATAATCTCCTGCCGAATAATAAACCTCGCCTACCCGATACATTGATTCTTCTGCATAACTTGAGCGAGGTAATCCTTCATAAATACGGCGGAACCCTTCATCTGCCTGAGAAATCTTTCCCTGACGTTCATAAAGTTTTGCTGTCATAAAAAGAGACTGAGCAGCAAACTCATCACGGCCATTTGTATATGGAGCGAGCAGCTGAATCGCTGCATCATAATTTCCATAATCTGCAAAAATCTCAGCACTAAGAACAACAGCTTTCTGTTTCTGTTCTCCGTCCTGTGAATAACGAACGAGATTTGCAGCCTGAACAGATGCATTCTTAAAATCTCCGCTCTGCAGCGCAGACTTTACAGCATACTCATAACCGCGCAGCAGATATGGTCCCGGCTCGTCCTGAGTTTCCAAACAATAACGGACAAAAGATGAATATGCATTTTTAAATTCAGCCTGATTATATTCCGCATATCCCTTGTAATATAAAGAAAGCTTTTTAAAGTCCGTGCGGTTAGAGTTCTGTCGGATATACGCCGCAAAACGCTCAGACGCATTATTCCATTTTTTCAGATTTATAAAACACAGTCCTGCAAGATATTCTTTTTCCCCAGCAGCACCTGCATCTGCAATTTTTACAGCCTGGTCATAACGACCGGTTCTAAAGAGCGCAAGTGCATAATCAAAAGACACAGAATTTAGTTTTGCATATTCTGAACAAGCTTCTGAATAACGCCCAAGTTTACAAAGTGCAGAAGCATAAAGTTCACCACAAGAAGAATCAACTTTTTCAAACTGACCTTTCTTATAATAATATGAAGAAACAGCAAACTTGTCTGATGCTGCAGGATTTTTTATTTTTCCATAAACACCAGGAATCTCTTCCCATTTTTCATTCTGCAGCTTACATTGCAAAAGAGTTGAATAGTAAGCATCTGCAGCACCATCTGCAACAGATTTCTTTGCAGCTGATTCAAGACCAGATAATTTTTTTTCTGCTTCAGCAGGATTTCCTTTTTCCAGAAGAAGTTTTGCTTCATACAGATTTTTAAATAATTTCAAATCTGTATTTTCATTTTCTTCATTTATTTCTATTTTGGAAAGATACTCTTCAGTCTTCTCATAATTCTTAGCTTTAAACTCATCAATTGCAAGTCGAATCAAAAAGTCATTTGCAATTGCAGCGGCTTCGTCTCCACCTGCAAGTACACGGCTATATGCTTCATATGCATCCTTATTATTCTTTAAAGCTGCACAGGCATCACCATAATAAAAAAAGAGTTTCATATAAACAGCATTTTCAAAATCATTTTCTGAAAGCTTTTTAAATAAAGCTACAGTTTTTGAAGGATTTCCTGTTTTGTTATAACAGATAAAAAGTTTCTGAAGAACTTCTGAATATTCAGCCGAATCAAAACTGTTTCCGTTTGAAACTACATATTCAAAAAGCGGAATTGCATCCTTGTGTTTTTCCAGTTCATAAAAAGCCCGGCCAGAATAAAGAATGCTGTCCGCATAATAACGCATATCTTTCTGCTTAAGAGAAAGGCTGCAGACAAAATGAAGTTTATCAAGTGCAGCTGAATATTTTTTCTGATTGTAAAAAGCAATCCCCAGAAGATAATTACAGTGAATTATTTCAGATGAACCAGAATGCATTTGAACGAGCGCTGACTCTAAAGCAGTAACAGCCTCGTCAAAACTTTCCATATAAACCAGAGATTCGCCTTTATAGATTAAAGCCGACTGAATCAAAGTTGAATCTGGAAACCTTTTCTGCAGTTTTTCTGCAGCACTCACTGTGCCCGGATAAAAACCATTTTCAAAACTCTGACAAACTTCATTATAGAGTTGAATATCGGTATCTGCATTCTGTGCAAAACAGAATCCTGTAATCAGAAATAAAAATATAGTAATAAATCGTTTCATATTTATAAATTACCGGTGGTTGAGTAATGCAAAGCATCATATCAAAACCACTCTTATCAGTTTTCCGATGGTTTCAATACGGCTTCACCTGGTCAACCATCGGACAGTTTTATTGTGGGAAAAATCTCTCAGACGATTTTACCCTTGTAAGATAAACAAAATCATCAGCATAATAGTAACAGAAATTTTCAAGAGTCATTTCCCGTCCATTCATAAAGACTGTACAGGCAAAGCCTCCGTCATCCTGGAAATATGGGAAAAACGCAACACATTCATTAAAAGCCATTATTTCTGGAGATACAGTTCTGTCAGTTCCTCTGATTGCACCTAAATACAATGTACCAGGTTCTGTTGCCGCAAGCACATAAAGCAGCGAATTCAAAACTGCAACTGTATGGCCGGAGTTTTCAACAAAGGTAACTGTATTTGCAACACCTTTTTCTGTAATTGAAGATGCAAAAGGATTCAGTTTAACATCTACTCCAGACTGATTAAACATGTAAGTTTTTCCTGAATATACAGATACAACTGCAGATGCAAGATTTCTTACCCAGTTGAGAGCAAAGAAAAGATCATATTTCTGAGAGAGCACGCCCTGTCTTCCGTTATCTTTTACGGAAACAGTCTCTTTAATAAGCGGCTCTCTTTTTAGAACTCCGCCAGAAATCGGTTCAACAAGACCGTCTGCAATCCATTTTACAAAACCTGCAGATGACAACAAAAGTTTTTCTTTTGGGAAATCTGTCATTTCTGCTTTTTCAAACTTTTTCCCGTTAGAAATATGTACAAGCTCATGATTTTCATCATACATAGCATCCTGCACATAATAGATTTCAGGCAGTTTTTCATGGATTACAGCACACATCTGTTTCATGCTGTGATATACCTGAGGATCAACTAAAACATAATTCCATGGAAGTTTAGTTTCTGTTATTGTCATTACATCTTCAAAAGATGCTGTGTAGAATTTTTCAAATGACATTCCTGTAGGAACACCGCGAGCAGCATAATTACCAAAAATTACTAAATCTGCAAGGGCAATTT
The Treponema bryantii DNA segment above includes these coding regions:
- a CDS encoding mannitol dehydrogenase family protein, which produces MKLTKDGIKNTAEWESKGYSLPKFDRAAVEAATKAEPFWIHFGAGNIFRAFQANVVQNLLNDGVLDRGLVVAEGYDYEIIEKMYRPHDNIGALVTLKSSGSVEKTVVGSIMEALAADSDNEADWARLCEIFRAPSLQMVTFTITEKGYLLRNAAGVMMPGVEEDFAQGPVLPKSYIGKVVTLLHERYVNGELPVAMVSMDNCSHNGDKLYAAVNEFAKEWETRGVCKPGFLDYVNNASKVSFPWTMIDKITPRPDAKIEKILADDGIEQLEPVITSKKTYVAPFVNAEECQYLVIEDSFPNGRPELEKAGLYFTDRATVDKVEKMKVCTCLNPLHTFLAVSGCLLGYTLIADEMKDEDLLRLVKRLGYEEGLPVVVDPGIIKPREFIDEVVNIRIPNPFMPDTPQRIACDTSQKLSIRFGETIKGYLGRSDLHVADLKVVPLVFALWLRYLTGIGDDGNPFELSPDPLLDECRKYVPGNIDSLLHRAEIFGVDLFEAGLADKVKEYFAKLNCGKGTVRKTLKEI
- a CDS encoding MotA/TolQ/ExbB proton channel family protein, with translation MFQTLKSGGPLMFPIIVCGIIATFIIIERCIYFFNINKRDQKLMSDLDGSLAAGNFEACAVACAQADTPLSQVVKKAMDCRRYEELDLREAVEAEMDFVIPSLEHLLTPLGTIANIATLLGLLGTVTGNIKAFGVLGSGGSMGDPALLAGAIAEALVTTVAGLCVSIPSVIFHNYFVSRVNRRVVEMEARVTSVLLRLTGRVR
- a CDS encoding biopolymer transporter ExbD is translated as MKLKTKRERIRSNVDMTPMIDIVFQLILFFLVSTTFATLPGIKLNLPQSHTSEATSLKGITITADSNGGLYFNDKEVSMAGLGEELLIFDTGTTKKEEFPVSLEADSEVTNGTIVKIFDVIRESGYCVINLRTTAEK
- a CDS encoding alpha/beta hydrolase family esterase; amino-acid sequence: MKFKKTFILLFSFISLFLFIGCNQKKSVSQNLNLESINQLNSDTFTCTFDGIEHDFIVELPVQKETSENDAIKSVPLVILLPGYSNTADHLRFTTGFHKEANSRGYAAVYVTGSISKYEKTGGLGWNSGIAAKGNPDVEFIVALTEYLQKEYGFDKERTFAAGFSNGGFMIHRLAMEAGNTFRAVACVAGKMPEKVWNNRNRKNHIGVMQITGEKDDVVPKRFDGTVNNSRDPAIEDVMDYWALSNGLKTIAVENVARGSKLTKWNSGNKDCQVWHLLVKDSHHFWPTEQINGIDGNTVILDFFDAN
- the uxuA gene encoding mannonate dehydratase, coding for MEMTLRWYGTGFDSVTLQQIRQVPGVHGVITTLYDSVPGDAWELSAIQKIKKEVQDAGLKIAGIESVNIHDDIKIGGGDRDKYIENYIKTLERLGQEDIHMVCYNFMPVFDWTRSELARVCEDGSTVLAYNSKAIDGVKPEEMFASIDKDSNGFILPGWEPERMARVKELFQMYKEVDEEKLFNNLVYFLKAIMPVCDKYNIDMAIHPDDPAWPVFGLPRIITSQDKVCRMLKAVDNPHNGLTFCTGSYGTNRKNDLCEFIKAAQGRIHFAHVRNLKFNTAIDDPVLDFQESAHLSSTGSFDMFKIVKTLYETGFDGIIRPDHGRMIWGEKAMPGYGLYDRALGATYLQGLWEACEKTIDRSNVKLYR
- a CDS encoding tetratricopeptide repeat protein, yielding MKRFITIFLFLITGFCFAQNADTDIQLYNEVCQSFENGFYPGTVSAAEKLQKRFPDSTLIQSALIYKGESLVYMESFDEAVTALESALVQMHSGSSEIIHCNYLLGIAFYNQKKYSAALDKLHFVCSLSLKQKDMRYYADSILYSGRAFYELEKHKDAIPLFEYVVSNGNSFDSAEYSEVLQKLFICYNKTGNPSKTVALFKKLSENDFENAVYMKLFFYYGDACAALKNNKDAYEAYSRVLAGGDEAAAIANDFLIRLAIDEFKAKNYEKTEEYLSKIEINEENENTDLKLFKNLYEAKLLLEKGNPAEAEKKLSGLESAAKKSVADGAADAYYSTLLQCKLQNEKWEEIPGVYGKIKNPAASDKFAVSSYYYKKGQFEKVDSSCGELYASALCKLGRYSEACSEYAKLNSVSFDYALALFRTGRYDQAVKIADAGAAGEKEYLAGLCFINLKKWNNASERFAAYIRQNSNRTDFKKLSLYYKGYAEYNQAEFKNAYSSFVRYCLETQDEPGPYLLRGYEYAVKSALQSGDFKNASVQAANLVRYSQDGEQKQKAVVLSAEIFADYGNYDAAIQLLAPYTNGRDEFAAQSLFMTAKLYERQGKISQADEGFRRIYEGLPRSSYAEESMYRVGEVYYSAGDYSQAYSRFNKYVYKYASGRFSDAAMFYCADCALRLGENDRCVMLNKTLLQKWPASIYAYGANKNLLEAYYKQEEYSQALSVARIMLRDFAQQAADDEIGKRAKELEKIVSGTDRRVAEKETEFNKLGGAGTAAGRNAGTELVRLYAESLSTQNEAYELAVKLLARQTGSEERAAAAYNAEFIAEYSRKKGENKKAAEMYLKAAEYYRSVKDSSGAAAALYGAAEAFAADGLKGDARETAALLKELYPKSIQAERVDRVTGDARN